GGAAGAACCAGACCAACAGTGTCGTCGTGTTCGATACGGAGGTGGGATCCCAACTCGACCAACAGTTCCAGCAGTGGATCGACGACCATCGTGATAACTACGCAAACGAGATCTTCATGGAGGACTTGGTGAAGGAACTGGAGCAACTTGACGACGAGGAGGAGAAGGAGCGACGAATCGAACTATGGATCGACAATCGCGACACTCAGCTCTCGGAACAAGGGGAGTTTCACTCCAACGTCGGCAACGAGTTGGAGAAGCTTGGTGGCGAGGTCGACCGCGTGGTCGGGGTAACTGACGACCCCGACGAGGCGGACGAGGTTGTCACAATCCAACACGAAGAGGTCGTGCCAGAAGACGAGGAGACCGGATCCAGCTCGGATGGATCAGGCGATAACGCCGAGAGTACTCCGGAAGGAGTCACCGCAGCAAGGACGCCCGAGTACACCATCACGCTCTCGACCCAAGGATACGAGAACGATGGCTACGTCAACCAGATGAAAACCGACCTCAAGCGCCGAGGCGCAGACGTCGGCTCCGACGCCATCACGACACCCATCGAGGGCTACACGAACTACCTACAGACACGCTACGACGTGCCAAAGATGTGGGTGGACGAGGGTGCAGGACGCGTTCACCTCCAGCACGGAGAACACCACCGAATTCTCACTGCCGACCACGATCCGGATCCAGCGGTACTCGATGCCGCTCTCTCGAATATCGAGGACTACGTGGAGACGGTCGATAGGTGGGGAGAAACGAACAACAGCCGAGCGGTGAAGGCCCACATGTACGAGGGGATACTCTACGGGCTGTGGGCACCCTTCGTCAATCTGTACGCTCGTCAGTTCTATGGGAACGTGACCCTCGACAACGCCCTACAGTATCTGTACATCTTCGGCGAGTCCGACGCCGGCAAGGACATGTTCACCGAGTTCGTTCTGCGTCTCGTCTCGGACGACCTCGTTACGGGTGGGGCAGATGCCGACAACGTGGGGAAGAACCAGATTCGGGCACTTCGGAACATCGACACCGTGTTTCCCTACATGATCTCCGACATCTCGAAGCAGAAGATCGAACGCATCGACACCCTGCGGAACTTCTGGCAGGACTCGTGGCATCCGACGAACGACATCGCCTACCCGTCGATCATCTTCACGAGTAACGACTCCCGGCCGAATGACTGGTTCCGCAACCGGACGAAGATGCTTCACTTTGACGTGGCGTTCCCCTCAAATCCCGAGGATGAGGGGTTCTACGAGGCACAACAGGATTTGAACGAGATCCTCGACGAGCGCAATCCGATATTCGCCTACGTCTCTCGTCGTATCCTCGAAAACGAGATGTACCTCGATGCGGCTGGGACAGTCGAAGACGTTCGACGCGTCTTCCTCGACTTCTACGATCAGGCCGGCAGAAAGATCCCGGAGTACTTCCCAAGGGAGCCTGCGAATCGCCGGTACAATATCGGGAAACGAAAGTGGCGTCAGGCGTACGAACGGGGCGATGTCGAATTCGAGCGTCGTGAAGACCAGCTCATCGCCGAGTTCAGTCTGGAGCCACATGAACTCTACAGCTACCGCAAGACGCTCCCGACGAAGATGCGACCCGAGAAGAGCGGTCGGAACATTATCGTCAAGAATCCCGACGACTTCAGCGAGTGGCTCAATCTAAACGAACTGACTGCCCCTGACGACGCTGATACCGAAGGTGGGTTCCTGAGCCGCCTCTTTGGGTGATGGAACCGGACGACTGGTTTGTTCGTCGAATCGAGGCTCGTTTCGTGCAACAATATGAGTCATACGCTGCCGCCGTGTTCAACATTTATTTATATCGAATGGTGTCAGTCGACCGTGCCGTCTATCGTCGACAATTGCGACGCGTGCGACGCCGAGGTCGAATGGGAAGTCGATGAAGACCTACAACATTCCTCCTGTTCCAAGTGTGGGACAAGACACATCGTGTCTGTCCACGAGCAGATGGTGTCTGAGCATGAAGAAAAGACCGAAGCAGAACGCCAAGAGATGTTCAATCGCCTGAACGAGTGGATGGACGAGAGGAGAATCGGACGTCAGTGATCACCCAGTCGTACATAGCATAGACACGAACACGCGTGGAACAGATGGTTTCAGGCGGCCTCATGAATCAATGTCCCTTTTTCAGTTGCTCTCGCTACGACGATCGACCAGAGAGACAGCAGCCTGCGGGTTAGAGTATATACCAGAAGGTTGGCTACGGGAGGGGTGCAGAATGACCGATTACGTCAGAGCACTGCACCCGTGCCCAGAACACGAGGGATGGTCAGACGATATCCCGGACGAACAGCTCCCCGGATGCGGAGAGACAGTACTAATCGAGTACCGTGATGCACCCCCGGTCGAGGAGGGTGACGTATTCCGAGACACCTGTCCGTCCTGCAAACGTCACAACGCTCGTCTGGAGGTACTCGTCGTCCACAGAGAGGATTAGTCGAGAACCTCTCCTCGAGACGATCCCGCTCGGCAAAACGGCGATGCAATGGCCGGATACAACCGGTCACTTAATACTTAGGGTTATATTTCCAAACCGAGAGGTAGTATTGTCGCTTAGAATGGGTATATAAGCCCATTCATAGGCGATGTTGACTGGTTATATATTATTGCTTATAATAGTTGCTGTGGCTTTCGAAGAACATCAGATCGAGTTCGTTCCAATTGACCGGCCGACCCTCAATCCACGAAACGAGGAGGTGTACTCTGACCGTGAGGACTTGAGCGACTCTTTCGTCGAAAGTATCCGGAAGGACGGCATCCTCCAACCATTAGTGGTAGCGGCCGACTGGCTACTCATATCGGGTCACCGACGTCTTGAGGCCGCTAAGAGGGTCGGATTCGACGAAGTCCCGGTGATCATGAGGGAGTTTACAGGCGAGCTTGAACGCCTCGAAGCCCTTGTTCAATACAACCTCCACCGGGAGAAAACGTACAGCCAGAAGATGCGGGAGGCAGAATTACTGGCCGAGGTAGAAGCCGAACGAGCGAAACGACGGCAGGGCACCCGTACAGACCTTCGGGAAAATCTTCCCACAAGTGGTCAACGTGAGTACGGACGTACCCGTGATAAGGTCGCTTCGGCAGTCGGGCTGGGTAGCGGAAAGACGTACGAAAAGGCTCTTGCCGTATGGAACGCAGCAGAGTTGGGCGATCCGGTCGCGAAAGGTGCGGTCACGCGTCTCGACACAGGTGACAGTTCTATCGAGAGCGCATGGCGGAAAGTCCGCAAACGGCATCCCACGGACGGCACTCCAAACACGAGAGAGACAGCAAAGAGCAACGGCGAACAGATAGACCCCAACGACCTAATCCTATCCGCGCACCAAGCTCATAACGACGTTGTGTTCAAAAAAATCCTTGACCTCCACGTCGAGCGAGGATCTGTTGTCGCCGACGTGACGTTCAACGAGGGGACGTTCTGGAAGCAGGTACCCCACGACGCGTACACCATACTTGCGACCGACATTAATCCGAAGTACTCTCCGTACTGTGAGGCGGTTGTCGATTATCGTGACCTACCTTACGAGGACAACAATATTGACGCAGTCGTACTGGATCCACCGTACGCGGAGGGCTTCTATTCCCCATCGGAACCATCTGACGAGGATGACTACTGGATCAAAGAGCGATACGGGGATGGGTCGAGAAGTGAGTTCACTTACCATGAGGCAGTCATCAACGAGTACGTTCTGGCTGGTCGGGAAGCCCACCGAGTTCTGGCGGACGATGGTGTCCTAATCGTCAAACTCCAAGACGAGGTGTCCCGTAACCAGCAACGACTCACGCACGTCGAAGTGACCAACATCTACGAGCAACAACTCGGGTTCACTGCAGAGGATCTATTTGTAGTCGTGAGGCCGGACAGGCCCACCTTCTCGAACATCAAGCGTCAGCGACGAGCGAGAAAGAACCACTCGTACTTCATCGTTTACAAGAAGCAGACCGTGAGCTAGACCTCGATATAGCCTCGTTTCTTGAGATACCGGTATTGGTCGTCGCGATCGCGGAGGATCCCATACGTCTTCATAGCCTTGTCTGCGTGGCGTTGGAGAGCGTCGACATCCTCGATGACGGCACCGTCGTAATAATCGAACTCCGTGGTGACGTCGACGAGCTTCTCACTGTCCAGCATACACCACGCGTGTTCGAGACCGCCGATGTCGAGGTCGAAAACACCGGCGAACCCATCCGTGTACCAGAATCGACTATCGTACTCCCACATCTTGAGAGAATTAGCCCAGCAGGCCTTCGTTTGAGGTTCCGTCTCTTCAATCGCCTCGGCGACCAGTTCACGTTCGGCCTCGGTCAACTCCTTCGAGACGGTAACCGGTCTCCCCGCAATCTGGTCGTGTTCGATACCACTACTGTTCACTGACTGACCGTGGTCGGCGACGAACTTGTGGACTGGAGATCGGCTCTTCGATGCGTGGACGAATTCCGTGGCGAGGTTCAACTACACGTGGAGGGACTCCCCGGTTTAGTCCCGTTGTCTCGGGGGGCCAGAACTGTAGACAACTCACATTGCCGAGATGACTACAACGATTCGCTTTCGGTACGGTGGATTAACAGTAGTCGGTGGGGAACGAGGTGTAATGAGTGCCGGCAACGACCAACTCCGGAGAGAGCTCGATGCGAAATTCCGTCCCCCACTGGACGTACTGCTTGACCCATCCCTCCTCGTCGCTCATAGCTCACTCAAGCGCCTGACCGGCTCCAAGATCTTCGAATCACAGACGCAAGCGACGCTCGGAGAAATGCCCACGAAGCCGCGAATCGGAGACCTGTGTGTCCCTGCGACCTTTCGAGAGCTACTCGAAAGCGGGGACGAACAAGTCGTCGAAAACACCGGTGTGTGGAGTTTCTATCGAGGACAGGCTGAGGCTGCGTCCCGTGACCAAATCATCGACTCGCTCGACAGAAACAGTGTAACCGGGTACTCGGTAGACTCCAGCCCCACGAAACTGCAGTGGGAGGAGGCACTGGACGGGTCGGTTCCGGACGAACAGCTACAGAACACGCTCAACGAAGAGTGTGGGTTCCTTCGGTCTGGTGGAATTGTCCTGTCGAGGACACCGACGTTCGTCAAAACGCTACGTGATGCAGGCTTGCCGACGGTCGATATCGGAAATGCACCTCTGGACGGTGATGTCAGCGAAAAATTGGCAGACATCGGGTACAGGAGTCCAGCAAGCGTCTGCGTGTTCAGTGTCTCGACGGCAGGGTCGACGGTCGATGCGCTCGTCGGTAACATCCTTTCGACTAATACCGATATGCTCCTCTACCGGCTTGGTACGTGACACCCCACTCAGTTACTGCAACACTCAATCCCAATCAGCCGTCTACCGTCGATTATCACAGGGTTCTCTGCCGTCAGCTCCCGACCACACCAGTCACACGCCGGATCCTCCATGACTCCAGAGCCGACTGCATACGGATACGACACTGTCGTTGAGGCGTCGTCGAGTCGGAGTGAAAGTTCGAGGTCGCCCCGTTCGTACATGACCGACGTCGCAGTAACGGGCCGAATCCGAACGGTGAGGGAGTGACGTTCTCGTATTTCTGCACGTTTCTCCGGAAACCCTCTCTCGATCTGGATCGTCAGATCGTCCAGCTCCGATCTGACATCGTCCAGTTCGGCACGAAGCTCCTTGCGCTTCCGAAGTGCCTCCACGCGTTCGGTCTGTTCAGCAGCCGTATCGATGGTGTCTGTCACCTCGGCGATTCGGTCGGTCAACGAGTCGATGTCCTCCTCTAGCTCGGAGCGTCGTTGACGTGCGAACTGCCTGTACTCGTCGAGTTCCACATCAGCGGCACGCGTCGCCCGCTCTCGCGTGTCCCGGACAACCGGAGCTATTGCGTCCTCGGCGTGGTTACGAGCGGTGTCGAGGCTATCCAACAGCTCTCGCTCGTCGACGTTCCGGCCTTCAGAGGGTGTCTGTCGGTCGCTTCCCTCGGTCAGGTCGAGATACGTCTCGGCCAGTCGAGGACGTCGCTCGTCGTCGCCGAGGTCGACAGCGACAGCGTGGAGATCTTCAGTCTGGTACTCGCTGACCGTCTCTATCCCGACGTGGAAGAGCGTACAGAGCGCCCGTCGGTCGTAGTACGGCGTGAACTTCTGGTCGGTGACCTCGGCCGGCCCCTCTGTGATCCACGGTGGGAGTCGGGGTTCACAGTCCTGCCATGTGAGAGCGACCGACCCGACTGGGGTTCGATTTGCGGCTTCGTCGATTAGTCGTTCGACGAAGGCGCTCTCTGGGGCGACGGCGAGTGCTCCCTCGCCGACCTCGGCCGGATCGTTTGCAATCTCCAGAACTGCGCCGTCCAGCTCGAGGTCAGTCTCGGCGTCGTCCGGGAGAGTGACTCTCCATCGCCGTCCCTCCTTCGTGATTTCGGCTCCGAGGCAGGTTAGATACGCTTCGGTGAGCCGCTCGACTGCCCGCTCCGTCACGGCCATCGCGGCATCAGTCATCGCTGGCCCCCAGATCGAATCCCTCGAACACGCCGCTGTTGAAGTCGTTCAGCTTGTCGGCGAGGTCACGCTGTTCCTGCAGGTCGATCGCCATCGCGTCGAAGTCGTTCTCCAACTCGACCTCTGAGCCCGCGTTGACCAGCCGATCGAACACGTCGTCCTCGAAATTCCGGCCAGTCTCTTCCAGCCGGGTCAGTATCTCGCTCAGCTCGCCGACGGACTGCTGGAACAGGTCGATTTTGTGGTAGAGCCGCTCCAGCACGTACTCCTCGATGGTATCCTTGAGCGCGATGTTGAAGACGTAGACTTCCCGATCCTGTCCGATACGGTGGATCCGCCCGATGCGCTGCTCCACCTTCATCGGATTCCACGGGAGGTCGTAGTTGACCATCACGTTGCAGAACTGGAGGTTGCGGCCCTCGTTCATCGCGTCCGTCGAGACGAGCACACCGCCTTCCTCCTCGAACCGCTTGACGATCTCTTCCTTCTGGTCGCTGGTGTGCCCACCGTGGAATGGGTGGGTCGTGTATCCCGCCTCGTCGAGCCGATCAAGTATCGCCTGCTGGGTGGCTCGGAACTGCGTAAAGACGATTACCCGGCCTTTGTCGACTCGTTCGCGGGCCTCCTCGGTGATATGCTGGACGCGTTCCAACTTCGTCGGGGTCTCGACAGCGTCAACGCGTTCGAGGATCTGTTCGAGCTGGTCAGTGTGGGCTGGCTGCTTCCCCTCCTCCAGTTGTTTCTCGACCGTCCCTCGGAGCGCAGCTGGGCTGCTGACGACTTCCTTCTGGAGAGTCATCAGCACCAGCTTCTGTCCCCCGCTCTCGCTGTACGCCGCTCTCACGTAGTCTGTGACGGACTGGTAGAGGTCGCGCTCGGCTGGCGACGGATCGAAGGTACGCGTCGTCACGTTGCGCGGCGTGAAGTCGATGTCCGTCTCCTCTCGGCGATTGCGGATCATCACCTTGCGCAACCGGTTCTGGAGTTCGTTGCGATTGACCAGCGTCTCCTGCGAGGAGTTGATGAAGTAGTGGTGGAACGACTCACGCGTCCCGAACAGACCCGGCCGCAGGAGAGAGACAATATTGTAGAGGTCGGTGACGTCGTTCTGTATCGGCGTCGCCGTGAGGAAGAACGCGTAGTCGTACGAGAGCTTCTGGAGGAGTTCGTAGCGGTCGGTGTCCTCGTTCTTGACGTAGTGGGCCTCGTCGAGCACGAGGACGTCCCAGTCGCGACTGAGGACGGTCGTGCGGTTGCTCTCACTCTTCGCGGTGTCTATGCTGGCGATGATGTGGTCGTGGGCGTCGAAGCCGGCGAAGTCGTCGTCGTAGTTGCAGGTAAAGTCGAGACCGAACTTCTCCAGCATCTCGGCCTGCCACTGCTGGGCGAGCTGTGCCGGCGTGAGGATCAACACGGCGTCGTCGGTGCCGCGATAGTGCATCTCCTTCAGAATCATCCCGACCTCGATGGTCTTGCCGAGGCCGACCTCGTCGGCGAGGAGGGCTTTGCCGTCCATCTCGAAGAGCGCCCGGTGGGCGGCGTTCACCTGATGTTCGAGGAGCTTGACGTTCTCCTCATCGAGGTGCGAGAGCGAGCGGAGTTCGGTATCGGGCTGGCCAGCCTTGAGTCGGTTGGCCTGTACCGTGAGGAGGTGGTCGCCGAGGGACGACGCGTCGGCGAGACGGTCGGTCAGATCGGTGTCCTCGTGGCGGATTTCGACGTCCACGAGGTCGTCTGTCGTCATCTATTCGCCCATCAATACGACGTTACTTGTAACTCAATGGTCGTCGCTGTATTAATTGGGAAGAAACGTCGCTTCCATCGAAATCAACCAGCACTATTTGGCGGTGAAATGATATATTATCCAAGCCACTCAGACATATCTCGGAATTCAGGAGCAGGCGAGTCACGAGGACTGCCCGGGTCAACGCCAATCAGCTCAAGAATGTTCGCGAGGAAGGCGATTAGGTGTCCTTTCTGGCGGCAGACTTCTCCCTTCGCTGCCCACGTTTCTTCCTCTACTCCACTGACGTTCCAGTTCTCAATGCCGTGTTCCTGACAAACGAACACCCAGTGAACTACGGTCGGGGTCTCCTCGTCGAGAGGATCACCTGCGGACAGTCCGATGGTGACTCCCAAGAGTCCGTTCTCTATCTCGTCACTCACATCCACGACGTCAGCGAATGTCTCAATTTCTTCAGAGGCCACTCCATTTAGCGTTTCTTCCGTCGGAAAACATTCATGCTGAACCTGATCTGGGAGTAGAACAGTCAACCCTGCTTTTATTTTCTCAATATCGAGCAGTGGGGGCTCAATGCCTAGAATCGAACATATATTTTCAATCTCTTCGGAGGAGAGTTGCCGATGTTCGCGAATTGTCTTCAGTAGTCTCTTCGCCTCGGTCTCAGATAGAGAGGTTTCTTTTACTTGATCCGGGTCGGGTTCAAATTCGTCGTCGACTAACGTCCCGGAGCCATCGGTGTATATCAAGCGTAAGGCTTTGAGCGTCTTGATGGTATCCCACGAGATGTCGTCCTCGTGGCAGAGGCCGTAGCTCTCCACAATTCGATGTCCCTCTTCTCGAATTTTGTAGGTGATGTTCCCCGTGTTCGGCGTCCAAGCACGTATATAATAACCTCGTTTGCTCTGATATTCGTTTATTGTAGGCATAATATGAACTTACGAGAAATTATCTAATGCAATAATCAACTAACCAGTATATAATGGATTTTGAAACGGCAAAGGGCGATGGGAGCGAAGCATAGTCGCTTCCATTTGCAGTTCCAAATGACGAGATAGCCGGCATCAGTTATCGGCAATTTGCATGGGGTATTGCTTAGTACCCTACCGTGAGACCAATTGCATAGGAGGTGCCCATTCCCCCGAACTGATGGGGGTAATGCGGCCAATCAACTATGACAGGAGAGGATCGATCAAAGAGTGGCAACACTCGTCCGCGTTTGAACCAAGCAGCACAATTAACCACGGTTCTGTCAGCAGTCGTGGTTACTGCGATGTCGGCGACGAAGGCGGTCACTATGTCGACAGCTCACTATCCCTGTTTGTGTCTCTAGCAGTCGCAGTGAGTTTCGGACTGTACCTACTGACTCAGCCTCATTGAATCAGACAAAGATCAGCTATCAGCAGGTGGCACGGTTCTCAAACTACTTGATAGGGCCACCAGCATCGCGAATAAACATTCGCGCATCCATCAGTGTTACAAACTTCACCTTAGCCAGTTCGTCAGGGTCTGCTACGGCGATATCTCCAACTGAATGAAATCCAGCCGCATTCAATCGTTTCTCTCTCCCAGAACCAAGTTCCTCAATCTCAGTGAGTGGTGCAGTGGGACGTTCGCTTGTTTGCTTGATCCATTCTTCGCAGGTAGTTTCACCGTACTTGATTTTTCCAGCTAATTCTTTTGCATTCGCCTGCGCAAGGTCTCCAATGGTGGTGATTCCAGCTTTAGCTAGCTCCTCTGATTTTGCTGAACCAATACCATTCAGCGTGTCAACTGGAGCGTTGTCAAAACATTTTGCTTGAGCGATAAATGCAGTTGACTCTTTTAATGAATGACCAGTGTGTTCAGCAACCCACTCTGCTCCCGCGTCACCCAAAGCCGCAAACGAATTGACCCCATACTTTGCTAATTGTTCTACGCCTTCGGGTTCGAGTCCATTGATGAGGAGCAGTTCAGAGTCTCCGATCTCTACGATAGGAGTCGAAGGTTCCTCGGCACGTTTGGTACTGGCCGTGGAAGATGGGGACTCTTCGCCCTCTCCAGATTCATTCATCAAATTGCGTATGTCGGATCCGATATATTTGTTGACATTCATTGTCGACACATCATGAGTCCGTATGAACTCCTCAACCAGCGGCTCGGCTTCAAGACGAAGGATTAGATCGTATAATGACTCCCCGTCGACTAGCTTTACTCGTCTACGCTTTGCCTCACGCACCGCTGTTGAATGGAACGAATTGAGGGTCACTAATACAGAAAGGTCAACCGTTGATGTCGGGGGAGGCGCACACTTCCGCACATCTGGTGAGCCGAGCTTAGCCTTTGGGTTAAACGGGTCGTACTGCTTGGCTTCAATATGAGTCACAGCCTCGTATGGAAATGTCTGCTTTGCTATGACATCAACACCTCCGTCACGGCTCCCCTTTGTTACTTCAGTTTGGTAACCTTGTAGCGTCCAGAGGGCTGCGACAAATTCCTCAAATTCGGTCGATGTCAGGTTCTTATGGATCGCCGAGAGCATCTCATCTCTGCCATCTTCCCTCTCATCATCACTGGACATTTCCAATTGATCCCTCCCCTCTTCTGCTCTTGTACTACTGTAATGTCAGATGAAGAAGATAGCTTTGTCGATTAACCTAACAGTCGCGTTGACTATCGCCGACACTCCACGCGTTCGGGCGTAATCATCGACTCCTATGACCGAACTGCGAGCGACACCACGTCCTCAAGCATAGTCTGCTCCAGAATCAGCTCCCGGTACCCATCGTCGACCAAATCCGTGGGGTTTGTCGTCGCCAGCTCCGTTATATAACCTGTCTCCTCGTCAATGTCGGGATGGTTCTCGTCACGTTCCCAGATTTCGGCCTGCTCGACGAGCTGTATCCAATTTTCAATCACATTCTGCTCAATATCCCGTGCGAGGTCTCGGAGACGCCCGACAAGGGCGTCTACCATCAGCTGATTCTCTCAACTACCTCATCAAGAAAGCTTTCCAAAGTCTCGATGCTTTGTCCTTCTCGATACATGGCTTCTACAATCGATTTTCCCTGAGACTTCTTGTAACTATTTCCTACACGATGAATACGTCCGCACTCACTGCAAGTGCGCTCTTCTTGTGAGGGGACATCTCTTCCAGTATATTGTCGAGCTATTTCTGCACAGAGTTTGTCGGGGATGTCCACATAATGAGATACGAACCCCTCGCTAACTTCCAAGCCAAGTGCCTCATTGATTCCTTCCGGAGTGAAATAGTTCTCAATTTCACGTCGCTCAAGAACACGAATTAGCACATCCGACTCGCAGGTATCACATTGCTCTCGGAGGTCACGTATGTATGGTTTTTCAGAATCGTCGGGACTTGACCGATCACTATCGAGTAGGAAACCGAAGTTCCGGTTAATTTCGGCTAATTCAGCAGGGTCGCATTGTCGAATATTTCCACTGCCACCAAGATGCTGAATGGTAATTCTTGCTCTATCTGCCTCCGAGAGGTGATTATCTGCGACGACTCTCAACATCTGTACGTCAGTGCTACCTTCGACATAGACCACAAAGTCACTCTGGAGAATGTCACTATTGCGAGCACCCAGTTCTTCAATGACCGATAGATAGTCCTCCTCAATTTGTCTGACCGATGTTCTGCCAGCATCCCGCTGTACAAGTATAACATCTCCGTGTCCACGCCGATCAATGAATTCCGGGGAATGAGTAGACAGCATAACTTGTCCACCGTTCGTTGAGATCTGCTTCAGTGCCCCGAGCATCCGGCGTTTTGCTTCGGGGTGTAGCCAATTTCCGGGTTCTTCGAACAACAGCAGGTAACCTTCTCCAATGTGGCGCTCTCTATACGTTTCGACTAGTGAAAGAACCAGCATACTTCCGACGCCTGATCCCCTCTGATCAATGGGAACGGACATCTCTGAATACTGATCAGTAATTCGAATAGAGGGTGTGAACGCCTTACCCAGATTAATTTCACCGGTATCAAGCTCTAGGTGTCTTATGGAATCCATTCGGCTCACTAGGCCCTCTTCGATCTGTTCCTGAACCGCCCCCACCTCTCTATTCAATTCACTCTCTAGTTCTTTCCTCGCCTGTCGAAGAGCATCGCTCTCCTCAAGTAGTGGAGTGAGTAGCTGATCGATTAGTGTATTTGACTTAAAAGTAGTCTCCTCTGTTACATTCCTCTCGGCAGGAATATAAACCGGCTCGGGGAGATATTCCCAAAGGAAGTCACGCGTGTCTGGTTTTCCGAGTGAATCGTATTCTCCGACTAGGGTATCAGCCCCGATCGCAACCTCATCAGGCCCAAGATAGGTTTCGGCCATGCTTCTCCGTGGATCAGGGTACTCCCACTTCCGTGTGATCTGGAGTGTATTATCGGGAATCTCGATTGAGTCATCGAGAGCGTCGGCCAATTCATCAGGAACTGGGCTAAACAACGCTGAAATGATTATATCGTCCTCAGTGCCCATGTGGAACTGATTGGTTGTAGGCTTCCCTTTCTCGGTTAGGAACATTTCAATAGCCTCTAAAAGTGAGGACTTTCCTGCATCGTTTTTACCGACAAGTACCGAGAGATCTGAGACTGACTCGATTTGGGTGCGCTCAATTGATTTGAAGTTCTTAATCTGAATACCGGAGAGTCGCATCATTGGATGATTCCTTGAAATCCACTCAACCAGTAACCCAGAATGTTTCGGTGAATCCAAGTGCTACAGGCATGCTTGGCGGGTAGATGCAGTAGACTGGCTACTTTGCTCGGTATAGTTACTTCACATGATATTCAGCCCAAAGAGACTATGAGCGGAGAGGGTAGGCCCTATGTATGAGTCAATATTCCGAACTGAACGTGTATTTTCATCGGCTTGCCCCCGGAAGTCCAACCGATGAGACATTGTTCAAATTCTACGACGAGGGATACATCCTCTGCCACTACGACGACGTCGCGAGCTTCTCTGCAGACGAGTACGAGAACGGA
This Salinigranum marinum DNA region includes the following protein-coding sequences:
- a CDS encoding phospholipase D-like domain-containing protein, producing MNWSTTINLGGFGNSAGMEWQTVKSWESFTNFFEGAVHIDAVTYCESPGLLLDLFDQRGSQLETMDVLVGNREEYQSSVNDVNVARQLEQYYRDDKLIIRLKNRKVVHSKLYRIVKEDEEVTLISGSANFSYNSWKNQTNSVVVFDTEVGSQLDQQFQQWIDDHRDNYANEIFMEDLVKELEQLDDEEEKERRIELWIDNRDTQLSEQGEFHSNVGNELEKLGGEVDRVVGVTDDPDEADEVVTIQHEEVVPEDEETGSSSDGSGDNAESTPEGVTAARTPEYTITLSTQGYENDGYVNQMKTDLKRRGADVGSDAITTPIEGYTNYLQTRYDVPKMWVDEGAGRVHLQHGEHHRILTADHDPDPAVLDAALSNIEDYVETVDRWGETNNSRAVKAHMYEGILYGLWAPFVNLYARQFYGNVTLDNALQYLYIFGESDAGKDMFTEFVLRLVSDDLVTGGADADNVGKNQIRALRNIDTVFPYMISDISKQKIERIDTLRNFWQDSWHPTNDIAYPSIIFTSNDSRPNDWFRNRTKMLHFDVAFPSNPEDEGFYEAQQDLNEILDERNPIFAYVSRRILENEMYLDAAGTVEDVRRVFLDFYDQAGRKIPEYFPREPANRRYNIGKRKWRQAYERGDVEFERREDQLIAEFSLEPHELYSYRKTLPTKMRPEKSGRNIIVKNPDDFSEWLNLNELTAPDDADTEGGFLSRLFG
- a CDS encoding ParB N-terminal domain-containing protein, yielding MAFEEHQIEFVPIDRPTLNPRNEEVYSDREDLSDSFVESIRKDGILQPLVVAADWLLISGHRRLEAAKRVGFDEVPVIMREFTGELERLEALVQYNLHREKTYSQKMREAELLAEVEAERAKRRQGTRTDLRENLPTSGQREYGRTRDKVASAVGLGSGKTYEKALAVWNAAELGDPVAKGAVTRLDTGDSSIESAWRKVRKRHPTDGTPNTRETAKSNGEQIDPNDLILSAHQAHNDVVFKKILDLHVERGSVVADVTFNEGTFWKQVPHDAYTILATDINPKYSPYCEAVVDYRDLPYEDNNIDAVVLDPPYAEGFYSPSEPSDEDDYWIKERYGDGSRSEFTYHEAVINEYVLAGREAHRVLADDGVLIVKLQDEVSRNQQRLTHVEVTNIYEQQLGFTAEDLFVVVRPDRPTFSNIKRQRRARKNHSYFIVYKKQTVS
- a CDS encoding DEAD/DEAH box helicase; amino-acid sequence: MTTDDLVDVEIRHEDTDLTDRLADASSLGDHLLTVQANRLKAGQPDTELRSLSHLDEENVKLLEHQVNAAHRALFEMDGKALLADEVGLGKTIEVGMILKEMHYRGTDDAVLILTPAQLAQQWQAEMLEKFGLDFTCNYDDDFAGFDAHDHIIASIDTAKSESNRTTVLSRDWDVLVLDEAHYVKNEDTDRYELLQKLSYDYAFFLTATPIQNDVTDLYNIVSLLRPGLFGTRESFHHYFINSSQETLVNRNELQNRLRKVMIRNRREETDIDFTPRNVTTRTFDPSPAERDLYQSVTDYVRAAYSESGGQKLVLMTLQKEVVSSPAALRGTVEKQLEEGKQPAHTDQLEQILERVDAVETPTKLERVQHITEEARERVDKGRVIVFTQFRATQQAILDRLDEAGYTTHPFHGGHTSDQKEEIVKRFEEEGGVLVSTDAMNEGRNLQFCNVMVNYDLPWNPMKVEQRIGRIHRIGQDREVYVFNIALKDTIEEYVLERLYHKIDLFQQSVGELSEILTRLEETGRNFEDDVFDRLVNAGSEVELENDFDAMAIDLQEQRDLADKLNDFNSGVFEGFDLGASDD
- a CDS encoding DUF4332 domain-containing protein, yielding MSSDDEREDGRDEMLSAIHKNLTSTEFEEFVAALWTLQGYQTEVTKGSRDGGVDVIAKQTFPYEAVTHIEAKQYDPFNPKAKLGSPDVRKCAPPPTSTVDLSVLVTLNSFHSTAVREAKRRRVKLVDGESLYDLILRLEAEPLVEEFIRTHDVSTMNVNKYIGSDIRNLMNESGEGEESPSSTASTKRAEEPSTPIVEIGDSELLLINGLEPEGVEQLAKYGVNSFAALGDAGAEWVAEHTGHSLKESTAFIAQAKCFDNAPVDTLNGIGSAKSEELAKAGITTIGDLAQANAKELAGKIKYGETTCEEWIKQTSERPTAPLTEIEELGSGREKRLNAAGFHSVGDIAVADPDELAKVKFVTLMDARMFIRDAGGPIK